The genome window tgaacagttagaggaagctagtcgtccattgTATGAAGGCTCAGTGCATTCCAAGTTGTCTGTTGCGGTTAGATTGCTAAGTATTAAATTAGATAGTTCTATTTTCCAAGCGGGCATGGATTCTATTATTGGGCTTATAAATGAACTTAATTCGAGTAACATTGACTTACCAAAAGATTTCTACACTGCTAAGAAATTGGTTTCTAAGTTGGGTCTTTCATCAGAGAGAATTGATTATTGTGAGAAAGGTTGCATGTTATTCTATAAGGATGACGCATCTCTAGAGAACTGTAAATTTTGTAATCAACCTCGTTTTAAGGAAGTCACAAATGCCAATACAAAAAAGAAAGTTTCAGTTAAAGCAATGCATTacttacctcttatacctaggttaaagtggttgtatgcatcaatgagctctgctcctcatatgagatggcactacgAACACGGAAGGCCACCCGATATTCTCTACCACCCGTCAGATAGAGAAGCGTGGAAGTATTTCGATAGGGTGTTCCCCGagtttgctagtgaaccaagaaaTATTAGGTTGGGATTATGCACATATGGATTTACTCCATTTGCTGTCTCTGctgcaccatattcatgttggccagtGTTGCTCCATCATCTTCCAGTCCATCATCATCATCCATTCCCAGCATATCTAGGTTGGATATTGGAGGCTCTCGCCCAACTACATCTAGTGCTGCTTCTGCACCATCTAGTAGACGCAGGCAGAATCTTGGAGGGAATGTACAATTTGATAGTTATAATCGATTGATAATCGTCCCCTACGAAAATGGGTAAGAAGGTTCTTATACTATCTTTTAAGTTTTGAATGTACTTTTAGATATGTTAACATTAACGAATATTTGTTTATaattaaaacttttgaaactttaagatgtttattaattatatatatattaactttAATGCAGATTTTTGCCATCCTTTCAGTCTACATATTTGGTTGTGGATTCTATGAAGCCATTTTATCATGAGTCGTGAAATTCTTGGAGACAGATACCGTACAGCATCAGAGAGCAAATATGGAATCAATTTAGGGTAAAAATTGATTacatttatttaataattatcgTCTTCATCTAATGTTACTTTTTTATATTGCAGACACAGTGTACATGGCATCCTCAGCATCAAAATGTAATAAATAGTATTTTCGAGAAGAAGGTTGCTCAGCGGATTAAAGATACTATGTTCGTTGTTCGGAATGCCGGCAAAATGCTAGACTGGTTAAGAAAAGATGTTTGGAATAAACTTCTTGAGAAATAGAATACCGCAGAATGGAAGGCGGAGAGTGAACAAGCAAAGGCAAACTGTGCCTCCAGTAAAGGTGGCTCATTGCACACATGAGGGTCGATTAGTTTTGTGGCCCATAAACTAAGATTGGTAATTACTTATAAAACTTTTCTTAGTTTTACATATAGAATTTTACATTTGTAATGTATAACTTATACTTTTTGTTATGAAGGAAAAGGAAAAAGGGCGAGATATGAGTCACGCTGAGGTCTTCGAGGAGATgcacaagaaaaagaagaaggatggtacaagAGAACACTGGGTGGAGACGCGTGCCTCGGACACATATGTAAAATACTAACTTCATAATTGTTTATGGTTTATTAATATTAGTTTGTTTACATAAtagttatgttttcatttcaggaAGATTATCATAAACGGGTGAAAGAATGGCAACAAACTCAGCCTCCTTCAACTCAACCAACACCTGATGATATGGCTTCATTGTGGACAGAGGCAACAGGTGGAGTAAACAAAGGCAGAGTCTACGAACTTGGAATACATCGATCTACAGGTCATCCAAACCCACTCTTAGctaattcttcttcttctcaaaatcAAGAACAAATGGGAGATATGAGAAAGGAAATTTGTGATTTGAAGCAACAATTGGACTTCCAATTCGGAACATTTGTTAAGATGCAGAAATTTATGAGGAAACATGGGCATGATTTatctgatgatgaggatgaacaaACTGAATTTGATGTGTAGTAGTTTAGGTGTGGTATTTTGGTTGATTGGTAAACTTGATTGTTAGAGACAACTTTATGTTTTGTTTTAAAACTTGAATGTGGGCTACTATTTGGATGTTTTAAAACAAATGTTAGGTTTAATGGTTGGCATTTTGTTTTAGGTTGTGTTAATTGTTGGTTTATTATGTTAATAATTTATATTGTTGGTTAATGGTTGATTGGTTGTGTTTAAGTTATGTTAATGGTTGATTGGTTGTGTTTAAGTTGTGTTAATGATTGATTGGTTGCTGGTGTTGTTGTATTGTAATGTTTGACAGGTGGTGTAGCTCAAAATTGGCCAGAATTCTGCCCAGTTTTACAGAAAATTCCGACTGATTTCCGACGGAAACAGTCGGACACCTGCCCAGATTTTGCCAAAAATTCCCAGATTTCCGaccgattcggtcggaaatttaaaaaataataattaatatttaaagGTTTTCGACGGATTCTGTCGGaagttaaataaaatttattttttaattagtaGTTTCCGActgattcggtcggaaattatatatttatattatttaattttaaataaataattatttttattatatattattaCGACGGATTCGGTCGGTAAATTCCGACCACTTTGGtaagaaatttaaaaatatttggttgTCTGCCCTTTTGAACGTTCCGACTAATTTGGTCGGAAATCGCCGACGAATTCAGTCGGAAATAGTTTTCCGACCAACTGTTTTCTGACCGACCAAATTTGGTCGGAAAGTAATCGGAAATTCATGAACAGTAGTGCCACCATTCCAATTATAATATGTGGACCTAGCCACTTTCCGCCATGCCTCCCAAATAACTCTAATCTTCCTCCaggtacgtggctatcctaccacggaacttatatgctactctgccactcccacttcagaCAAACTATTTCCTTTAAGAAATTTCTCTATCTCCGCTTTTCATACTTggcctgctagtaattcaaccactgcGAGACACCTCTCGCCATGCCCTTCCTCATACCTCGTTGCctaaatgttgcctcaaatcagaTCCATACATGTAGCATCAGtactaatgaattgctaccaactctaaacctcctagaagattaTATTTCTCGAGCCATCgatattagaaataccaattcgattctaaAACCATTACACtctgctatctctgacaaccgcttcttaggCGCCACTTTCCCAACATCCTGCCCCGAAGacaaattgaagaagaccataacatcgaCAAACCTTAATATGTTCCAACAAGGATGAcgataccacatcacaaatgagaattccatcACGCTCTAAAATACCAAGTCCCGTCACTTCAttaaccaaggcctgaacatccatagtccgattgcctttccatTGCTGGAATTgaatgttgaacctctaaatcatgcactgagaaatcttcctttcaagtcattcactgcctcgacatatAAAAACCCTACTGTcacaccaacattgtgcgataatgACGCATAGACATCATAGCCATCCGTGTACAGTATCGAAACCATAGGGAATACAGATACTGAGTCGAAAcaacagaacatccttccgcaaggcgacgataatagcatgCCCGAACACGCAAggaaaaatatcctgcaccacgtttgcagtaccactacaactcctcgacgcCCAATTCATAACAAGCGCCCCACATCgtgtaagattgagtaggaagtaaataaaggcataagcctcaaaggaatcaaatcgcacgatgaggaaatcaataAGGGGAGTGCTCCTAAcaatcctgtagcctctcgaagataagtatagacgtctccgtaccgatccgcaagactctactagacttgc of Nicotiana tomentosiformis chromosome 7, ASM39032v3, whole genome shotgun sequence contains these proteins:
- the LOC117277480 gene encoding uncharacterized protein, whose translation is MKEKEKGRDMSHAEVFEEMHKKKKKDGTREHWVETRASDTYEDYHKRVKEWQQTQPPSTQPTPDDMASLWTEATGGVNKGRVYELGIHRSTGHPNPLLANSSSSQNQEQMGDMRKEICDLKQQLDFQFGTFVKMQKFMRKHGHDLSDDEDEQTEFDV